Sequence from the Acropora muricata isolate sample 2 chromosome 10, ASM3666990v1, whole genome shotgun sequence genome:
accagaagtCAAGGTATATTGAGATATTTGCTAGCTGGTGGAACTCTCactaaagaaaataatagtGGAGAGccatcttttaaaaaaaaataagagttGAGGGGTGCGAAGGGAAgccaaaccattttcttaaaagaaATTCTATGGCTGTTGTAGGTTAtgcgagtttttttttttttgctttttgagatTTTACATTGGTTTGGGTCAATTTGATTGTAGGCAAGTGTCATCCAATGACTATCCTGCCGTTGACACCTTAACGAAATCCAtcgtgaaagaaaaacaaccatTTGTCAGGTTGGAAATGACAAAAGAAGACCTGTTAGAGATGTTTAAggtgaagtaaaattaatattgttctAACATTTGTAATGCACAAAGCAAAAAACACCAGGTTTAAAATTTGAGAAAGAAAGAATCATTGTGTACAAATTAGGGAATTAAATTGCATCAGCCAGCAAACTTTATATTGAAATAGGTACATTTGGATATTAGAACAGATCTATTCAAAAATAATTGTAGTCATTATCCTTTATTATGGGCAGTCGAGAAAACTGGGTAATGTGCATGTGCATGCACAGTAGTCCTATGTAGTTATGTTAGAGTGCAGGTGAATCTTGTTTAGTGCAGTGCTTGTCCATTGAGAATTTCAGGAGAAAAATAATTGCCAAGCACTTCTTTCCTTGAAAACTGCATTGTCAAAATAGACTGATGGCTTCTTCCTCAACTTCTTTACTGTGTATAATTTAAACCATATGATGTGGTTAGTCGTGGTATGTACTGTAATACCAACTACGTATAATACAAATCAATGACCAAACCAGACTTTTTTTCTCAAAGATTGGTTGCTTCTGTGCACTTCAATTAACCATAAAATTGTTGTTCAGCTGGTAAAGTGCATGTGAGAAAATTAGCATTATGATCTCCTTGTTTCTCAAGTCTAATACTTTTGCTTATTTTGCAGTACAATGAATTCAAGTGCCGAATTATAAAGAATAAAGTGAAAACCCCAacaaccactgtttacaggtAAGTCTAGAAATTCAACTTTGCCGGCAAGTTTAATTTGTGACCTTCATGGGAATTAGTATACACTAACACTTAACTGATAAATTGACTGAAGCGTCAGGTATCTGTTAGTCTTCTGTTAGGTTACATGGAAGTGTTGAAGCATTATTTCATCCCTTAGAACATTATTGTTATGCATTAGTGCGTTAGCTTAATCTGCCATCGAGTGTTTGCCTTGTCTATCAGAGCATTTATTTTGTCTTAAACATCAAAGAGTTACTGTACTGTAACTCACCTGTTGGGCAAAATAATCTAGCAATCTGTTGTCAAATCAACTCTTTATTGATTCTTCCAAAACAAAGGTTTCGTgaacatgaaaaaattaatgatgaatAGAGGATCATTCGACATTGTTTTATATTGTATAATTATGTTGAATTCTGTATTATTTATGTATCTGATTAGCACATTGTTTATAATTTTACAGTTTGTCTCCTTATTGTTTCAAACTGTAAAGGACTTTTTAATGGTTGTTTTGGAAGGACAATGGTCCTTGGCATCAGACACACAGGGGAAGAAAATAATCTTTATTGCAACAAAAGGAATTACTGGCTTACTCTACACGCATAACATACTAACTGGTGACTGTAACGTGTGGATAGCTGTTCCTAGGAAACttctttttcagttcttttcaaTTTATAAGGAACGTTGTTGCCTTTGATGCAAAGaccaagttttgtttttcaaccagCTACTGTATAACTTAAAAAAACCCCAAAACCTAATTAAGTACCTTAATTATCATGGGTACAGTATTTGATCTGAACAGTATTTTTTGTGTTGCAAGGCACACTTTAAAATTAGGATTGTCATATAACAGTTGGAATCAGAATTCTAATActacaaaattaatacagtaaTTTCATTGCATTGCAGGTGTGGTCCACTTATCGACTTGTGTCGAGGACCCCATGTGCGGCATACTGGCAAGATTAAAGCGATGACAGTCACAAAGGTGAAATTGAAAGCCTAAAAAAACTGAAAGCCACAAATTGATTTAAAATCTGCACTTTTGGTGTTGTGATGGTTTGATGTTTTTAAcatctttgtttcatttcttttataCGCAAGTTGATTTCCTGGTGCATGTACGGTTacataataattgttgtttttcttctaTTTCTGTTATGTAGAACTCAGCAACCTACTGGGAAGGGAATTGTGAGGCTGAATCTCTTCAGCGAATCTATGGCATCTCATTTCCCAATGATAAACTGGTAAATACTGCTGCtgtattataaaaaaaaattattattgttatagtcTGATACTGTATTAAGCaagataataattttattatactACTTCAGCTCTCCCTAAGAAAGATAATCTAACTTGCCAAATTGCTCTGAAAAAGCCTGTATTTGTTGGGCACGGTACAATAAAGTTGGTGAGCATAAATAATGAGGAGGCCATGTGGCTATAAAATTTATTAATAAGATCAAGATTTGATATTCAGGACCCCAGGGGACAAAAGCAGTGTGAGGCAGTAATATTAGGCACTCAAATCATAAATAATGTAATTTCACCCCTGTAACAGTGATCTTAATTCTTTGATATTTTAGATGAAAGAATGGAAGAAATTTCAAGAGGAAGCAGCAAAAAGAGACCATAGAAAATTAGGCAGGGTATGGCTCCTACTAAATGAACAATGCTATGTATCTGTAggaaaaatttgtttcaaatcCAAATGCAGACCCAACCTACAGTATGGAAGTGTTCTCACTTTAAACAGAATTTTAGGGATGGCTTTTTTATTAAACCTATCAGAGTAATTACCGCACAAAGCCACACCTCAATTTAACTCTTTGAAATCTTGCAATGATACAGTACATGTAACCAATGGAAGTTCTGCTTTTTATTTGATTCCTGCTTTGTTTTTACAGGATCATGAACTTTACTTCTTCCATGACTTGAGCCCTGGGAGTTGTTTCTTTATGCCTAAAGGTGCTCACATATATAATACACTCATCAACTTTATCAAGGTTAAtgctctttttttgttttcaactttgtTTAGAAGCTACTGTAATCATCTTGTTTGCAAGGAGACGAATCATTCATACTTTGGGCAAATCTTTGTTGCAAGTAAAATAAATTGTCAAAGTTGTGAAAATAGTGTAGTGcattttaactttttaaaatatttttgtttttcacaataAGGAGGAATATAGAAAACGAGGATTCCAAGAAGTGGTGTCCCCAAACATTTACAGCACAAAACTGTGGGAAACATCAGGACACTGGCAACATTACTCTGTAAGAGTCACACATGAGCTATTgagtttttagtaaaatccaactagtggtctattaccaatactgcattctgattggttgagctactagtaggctatttgttatagcccactagtagcgaaaagcgccggctttgaaaaccaaaataatggctttaactagcgaaagatttttgtctcgatatttttttgaccaactagttggattttactaaaacaattattcctctcgccctcatgggctattgactcatagcccattcgggctcgaggaataattgttaaataggtTGGGTTTAGTCATATCAAGAGGTTTAAGTCTTACCTCAAAGTAAAAACATGGCCTTCATCCATACTTTTTATAATGAATACTGTATGTTTCAAGTGACAACATTGCTAAAATAAAATTAGTATAGCAGgccttgattgaaaaatgattataattattattgaacaaaTGTTTCATGATCTCTGTTTTAGTTGACTTTCACTAGAAGAattaaaaacacatttttgtCTTGAAGCTTGTTGTAAGAGATTAGCTGACTGAAACATTCCATAGTAATGTAAAGTAGCAGCATATTTTTTCCATCAAGCAAATTTTTCCATCAAGCAAATGGTCAGAATGCAAGACCTGCAACAGCTGTTAAATTACTTGTTGCTGTGAGGGTGCTCGTTGGAATATAGACCTTCTACCCTCCATACCCTTGTCAGATCCTCTGAGCCAGAGGTAATATACAGTGTATTAACCGTGAATGAACAATGACTTATTTTATTTCAGGAAaacatgttttcttttgaaGTTGAGAAGGAGAAATATGCGTTGAAGCCAATGAACTGTCCAGGACATTGGTAGGGTTTACAAGTGTACAGTTCAGTTGTTGAATTTATTTATAGGGAGAAATAGTTATTAATATTTTGATACTTGACTCGTGAATTTGTCGAAGGCTCAATTTAATAGCCAAGACAACAAAGGGAACATTGCACCATgtgtatataattatttctaacCAGGCCTTGTTTCTGCGATGGCGGTGGCACCTAATGTTGAACAATTTGATCATGATTCAACATTATTTCAATCAACAGATGTGCATAAATGTACACGTTTTATCTTTAGTGCGCAAATATTGTTCATTTTGGCTTATCATCGTAGTCGTAAATTCATTACACTGGTCAGTAACAGCTGTGTGTTTTCCTTGTTAGTGTGATGTTTGATCACCGTCCCCGTTCATGGCGTGAACTTCCCCTGCGAATGGCTGATTTTGGTGTCCTTCATCGCAATGAGCTGTCAGGCACCTTGACAGGTTTGACTCGTGTCAGGAGGTTCCAGCAGGATGATGCTCATATATTTTGCCGCCCTGATCAGGTGCTTCAGATGCTATAGACGAACCTTTTTTAGTCCAGCACAAGgcaaatttaaaaagaacaagAAACTTACCATGTTTTTCTTTATTCCAGATTGGAGAAGAAATCAAAGGCTGTTTGGATTTTTTAAGATTCGTGTACGAAAAGTTtggtttttctttcaaactttacCTGTCCACGAGGCCAGACAAATACATGGGCAAACTGGAACTTTGGAACAGTGCTGAGGCGGTAAGGCCGCGCAGAAGAACGCCGTATGATTGATTACAGGCCCCTTAACGCGACAGAAAAATTGGATATAGGGACCCgtggaaaaagggaaaaataaaaCGGTCGCAAATATGAAACTTTTTAGATTTCTTCGCACAGGAATTCAGCGACGTTGCTTCTTTAAGCACTTGCTAGTGGTGGGCATTTGTCACAGAATAGCTTGAATGACAGTTCCGCTACTCCGTTTCTTGCAGAATTTGAAACAGATTATAGCCATCCTGAAGCAAAGTTCACTGCACGTATTTTGGAAATAGCTGTAATAAATCTTTAGATGTGGCTAATTCTCTTGTACGTTTGTTTACATTCCAAAACGCCATGGATCTGGGCTTTAAGCCAGAAGTGGGCCTGGACCACGCCAGTTTCCAAATTACCTGATGGAGCCTTTTCTCTCTTGCATGTATCCCAGGAATTGAAAAAGTCGTTGGATGAATTTGGACAGCCATGGACTCTGAACCCAGGCGATGGAGCTTTTTATGGGCCCAAGGTACAGCCTCTTATATGTCGTGTAAACATTGCAATTATTGTACATTCAGCAAACAATTCGCCTCTCCCATGGCTTTTTAGGGCTGTTACAGAGCTTAATTTAGCAAGGATGACTACAGTAACAGCCATAGAGGGGCATTTGAAGACTGAAGCCTGGTCACTCAAATGAAGCCTGAGGCCACACGGTCTGTGAATTCAAATTCGCATGCTCATTACGCTGGAGGTTTTTTTCGTGGGCTTAGTTTCCCCGGATTGCCATCGAAGGAAGCACATCCTTACCACAGAAAGCACTAAATAGAGTTAATTCATTGAAAGTACTGTTCTTGTCCGCAGTTCATGAAAACGAATGAACACTGTAGCTAAGATTCTTACAGCGATTTTCCTTAGCagttttgttgttgtatttgtttGTCAGATTGATATTCAGATTCAAGATGCTCTGCGCAGGTATCATCAGTGCGCTACCATTCAACTCGACTTCCAGCTTCCAGAGAGATTCAACTTACATTATGTCAGGTAAGGACCATAACTTTTAATTGCCCGTTCAATGTGAAgagtttttgtttgcttacaaaCGGCTCATTCTAGAAATCACAGGAAATGGTTCAAAAGAGCCCTGTATACGACGCTAAATTTTAGGTGGCAAGCGCTGAAGTGCTGATATGTTTGTAAAAGCATTTGGCTAATCTGTTGTTGTAGATTATAGGAAGAAGAACAATTGGCGTTAACGACAAGGCATGCATCATTCTTTGATGTTGTCAGCACTTAGCCATATTGTTCATGTAGAATGACCAGAAATTCCTATCGATGATGTTGCTTTTAATGTCCTGTTATAGTGGCGAAGGTGATGAGAAGAAAAGGCCAGTCATTGTGCATCGTGCTATTCTTGGCTCTGTCGAGAGAATGATCGCCATTTTGACCGAAAATTTCGCTGCAAAATGGTAAGTTGGTTTTAAACGCTACAAGCAGTTGCAGAAAGGTTGAGGCTCTGAATCGAAAAGTCATTTCTTCTTCCTAAAACCCCTTTTCTAGTTCAAAAGAAAAGTCACAACGCCCCTCCCTCTACTCCGCCCCTTTCCAATGTTGATATTCTTTAGTTTGAATGCCAAGTGAAGATAGAAACAAGttttgttggggggggggggggattcgCTGACTTGAGTAACGCACATTGTAAGTTATACATAATTATTGGATGACCACAGTATTTGGTAAGCGCGCGAGACTGGGAGGACACGCGACACGCGGTACTCTCCAAAATTCGATGCTTCCCGCGTGTCGCGTGTCTCATGTCGAGTGTCTGGCAACTATTTTTACTGTTTTTCGCCGTAGTCTCTATTAGTGACCCTTTCACAACACTAGAAATGCAATACACAAGGCAAGAATGCTTTTTTGACAATATTCTTACCTTGGGAACTTGAAATTGCTTGAACCCTGAACCATGAGATTGCTTTTCAAGTTGCAGAAAATAATTAGAAATGCAAAGATTACACAAGGGTTGGGTGTGATTTCCACTACTGCTCCTTGGAAGGCCTTGCGATGATTGAGGGAAGGTTTCTTAATCGTGTTTTTAAGGCATGTGATTTTTTGTGACGTTTCTTTCATACTAGTGAAAACGCCTTAATCATCTCTCGTTTAGGCCATTTTGGTTGTCACCAACTCAAGCCATTGTCATACCTGTCTCCCCTAAATATGAAGACTACGCTATCAAGGTATGTGCACCACGCAACAAGCTCGGTCAAAATGTGCCAATGTCTAAAGTTCACCTCAGTAACTTCAATGTGATCATCGTAGATTAAGCTTGCAACTTCAGCAGTTGCAAGAAATCTTGGGAAGAAATCAAGCTTCAACGTGTGACCACGCGATTGTTCTACTGCTCTACCACTGAGCTATCAAGCGAACTCGTTCACCCTGAAAATCTTACATTTCGCATTCAAATAAAGCCTACATTATCAATGAACAGGGCAAGCAGTTATTTTGTATCCTAGTTGGAAATCAACGTGATTTTCGTATGTTATTTAAGGGCTCGTTCTTGTTTGTAGGTGAAAGAGAAGGTGTGGCAGGCGGGATTCATGGTCGATGTTGATTTGGATCATGGCACCACACTCAACAAGAAGATCCGGAATGCTCAGCTGGCACAATACAACTTTATCTTTGGTAAGCACTTTAAGTTATGCCAACGTGTTCGCTGTATTGGCATTCATGGTCTATGCAACTTTATTGTCCTACTTCTTTGTAATTGTGCAAGCCGtgtttgttgaaaaatcttggccattaattttttttattttttttgttgtctgaATTATCTTCCAACACTTGACTTTGTTGAGGTGTGAGGCCAGTTGAAAACTGCTACTGGCCGCTAATTTAGTGATGTTACAATTTGTATGTCACCCTTGTTGTTTGCCCTTCGAGGTTCCTGAATGACAATTTACGTTTCAGTTGTTggggaaaaggaagaaaactcCAGTACTGTCAACGTTCGCACGCGCGATAACAAGGTTCACGGGGAGAAATCCTTGGATCAAGTGCTAGAGAAATTTGCTTGCTTAGCCAAGGAACGAATCAGGAACAGCGAAGATGAATTTTAATTGCTCTTAAAAGCTAGGAACTGTGACCAATTCGTTTTGATCTTTCCGATCTCCTCTCTTTTTCACCGCCACAAAAGTGCAAATTTGAGAATTTCGATGAGGAGTTTGAGGAAGCAAAGGAACTTGATATTAGTATCATTGATATTTGCCATTCTAACCTCTGGTTACTATGGCAATCTTAAGCTATTTTGTCGAGGGATCATTTATTTTCGTCATTTATTTTCGTCATATCTTAGCCCTTTTCGTGCAAGTTCTTGGGCACTTCAGCATGTTCAATCAGGGTCACGTATTGTTGCAAGGTCGTACGAAGTCTTTATCCAGCGGATAcctcgtgtttttttttccctgtaatATCGCGTTGTACCCAAAGGCAATGACGAATACACACTCTATGGTTGGTTCAATCTATCCCCGATGGTTCAACGGGTGGATTAAATGACTGGATAATTAATTTAGTTTTGTTCACGCTtctctataggcgaatctttgtttacactttttgcctcattaacatatgcttatcactatctgatgacgctaataaaataagaactctgaatattgaaagggcataaaagtttaagttttctctgaaaatttgagtccaattcatcgaatggtttcggagaaattctcctctaaaaactcgaaattttacaggggatgtacggctcattaacttttttgccacccagcaatttcgcagtttttgatgtctgatatttctttcaatactgcttgcaaagagctgaaaattgcacaaattgctgaacttaatcagctctttcaacttttgcatttagctcatatatacggccactgcttctattaggtaagtcgtatgctaatgagcaaaaatgtaaacaatgacgtcagcaaagattcgcctattggaTAGTGAATCATCCATCCAACTACTTTTTGAACAGCCTTGGCCTGGACTCGCGGTGAGATGGTTATTTGCTTATGTTGTTGTAACGATATCATAATCAAACAACATGCAGTAAAACTAAACCCACCGTGCTTTAATTTAGTAATGTAGGTGAAATTTAATCTTCATGTAAATGCAATTAACTGGGAGATTACTAGTTTTGTCATGAAATTTGCTCAATAAAACAATTCAGGAGCGATTTGCTTGGCTTTGTACGTAACACCCTTTTACTTCGCTGGAGAGAAAGAATCACCTTTTTTCCTATACGGCTACATCGGTTGTCTCATAATTTGAGTGATCCTCGATTCGTTTTTAGTGGTGGATACGCGAAGGGTAGAAACGACTATTGTTAGGAGTCAAAATATCCAAGTCAAAATATGCAAGTCACTCACTCCGATGTAAACAAATCGATAACGTAATACAACCATTTGATATCTGTTGGCGGTTTTGTTTCGTTGGTGATTTTGTGTCGTTTTGAGTGGGTTTTGGGTTGTTCTATGCTTTAATAACTACACACCCCCAAGACAAACGCAGCAGCTCAAAATAGTTCCATGTAGATTTAACTCTCTGCAAGAGTTAAAGATTTAGCTATCCATGTTTACAAaggaatttaattattttcaaaacctATTCAGATATAAAGCAACTAATCCCAATAGAACTCCTATTTTGTAAACAACGTATTCACTACTTCTTCACAGTTCTCCTTTGAGTTCTGTTTCATTTGCTTCCCGTATTGCACTCcaaatttcttctttctttgcttttttttcccttcctcTATATCCAACGAATGTTACAGCAAGGGTGAAGTAGCTTAGAGGGCATTCTGCTCACCTACCCCGTCGCATAATCCCCAGTCCTGTCTTTGCTAAACCTAAATTCCACTTAAGATCTCCACCAAGCTTCAACAACTGTGAATAAAAACTAAACGTTTTACATAGTAGAAAAGTGGCAAACACTGGGTCTTCAATCGGTctgtaaaaaaattgaaaacggaTTGAGAGGTCACTTGCAGAAACCCAGTAAAAATGGTTCGTCTCCATTTAACTTCTACTTCCTTGAGAACTCCGATACGTTGGGGTTCaagggtgcttaccatttgttTGGGACTGCGATTATACAATGCCAGCGATTTTCTTAGTACTTCGAGATACATTGTGCTAACCCGCGAAAGCTCTTGAAATCTCTCAGTGGCTTGAGGGACAGGGAGTAGAGCGATTGCTTCGTGTAATATGATCCTGCTCACGGGCTGAACTGTTAGACCGTGCTAGGGTCCTCCAAAAGGGCTTGGAACCCGGATATGAGCAGTGCTTTCGATTTCCTTGAGGATCCTTGAACGTGTACTTAACGTACTCACCTCTCCAATATTAGGAAAAACTGTTTTCCCAGTTGGAAAACCAACGAAGAGTTGGTTCCTTGCTTTGGTGCTAGTTCCAGGAATGTGAATTAATGGTATAGTACAGAGAGATGAACCGCCGTCACCACCAAAGATGCGAAACATTGAAATGAAACAGACTAGACGCCACTGGGACAGTGATGGTTAAGAAGTGGTGCAGCGTAAATACAATTGATCAAGTGTTCTTATGTGGAATAGTGTAGTCAAGTGATGATTACAATTCAGTAATCTTTGAACACCGATGCTAAAATAGAAAATACAATTGTAGAACGGTTCTGTCAAATGTGAATTCATTTCATCAGGACTGAAAACAAATGGTTAGTGTTCTGTTTCAAAGTGAATAAAGAAAGTGTAATTGCTTGGTTAAAAGTGAAATGGTCAAATCAAACATGAAATGGTTTAACCATCCGAATAGTGGGACAAGAGCATTAAAATTTCACTACGAAAATGCTGGAGGAAACCCTCACCCCCAACACCGGAGAAAAGGATGAAATTACgcaacaaaattattaatttgtgACCTAAAGGTCTTTGAGAGTAAATTTATCATGGGCGTCAATGTTTAAGAAGTTGAACGGATCGTATTTGTTCCACCCCTCATACGGTTTTTGGATGATAGCGGCTCTGTTACCTCCGTATTGAGCGACACTGTAGAGGGGGCAGATGTGTGGCTAATTTCACACggttacaaaaaaataaagaaataaacaaataaataaataaaagaagaacTGCAACGACTGCAAAaaatagtaaaacaaaacaaattcacTTAGTTCAATGTGAATATGGAAAAATTCTTCCGTTGAGCTCGATTTACGGAAACAGGAAGTGAGAAACGGTTCCTCCTCTTAAATGGAATTTTTCATTGACTGAATCATGAGGGTTTTTTGAGGGTAGGAGGGCGTTAGATGGAGCGAATCGTCACGTCTATGGCTGTAATTTCTCTGCATTTTAAGGCAAGGAAATACTCCGGTTTTGAGCGAAAAATTAGTAATACCAATTATGTAGGTCGGAATTTGAACGGTCTATGACATTTGTTTTCGCACCTTTGCGAACAGAAGCTTGCACTTCGGTTTATTACAAAATAGCATCCCGTGAAGAGCTGTGATTGCACAATACTTTGCATTGTGAAAATTCAGATACAAACATTGCAGCTTGTCAAACGCCTCTCACGATAAAATATATCTCTGCTTTAGTGTCTTCTCTCAGGTAGACAGACACAACAACAAGGCATCACTTGTCCCCTCTTCTAAGTTTACATCCGAGGACCATTTGCAAGAAAGCGCGTGACTTGAATCAAAATGCCTTTGTAAGACTCGAGGCACGTTCGCCTAATGGGGGTATGAAAATGACGTGATGGGTAACCCTTTTCGTGCCTTTTACCTATCTCCTTGCTTAAAACTCATTCATTTTCTCGCATTTGACTTTTGGACAGTACTAAAGACATTAGCTGACAGTATTGCAACTTTGAATCATTTATTTTTATCGCTTAACTTAACACGTCACAACAAAGGGCAAACATTCCCCCTCGTTTTTTGTTCCTGTTTTGTCCATAAATGGTTTTTTTGCGTCACGTTGAGTTTGCTCATCAGTTGCTATGGCCTTCCACCGCAACTCTATTTTCATTAGATATCGCTGAAGGGCGGTGAGGCAACAGAATATTGCAAAATACGTTTACTTCGGTGTTTCAAGGAATTTATTTCAGCTTGCTACCCTTTCTATCTTAACTACTTTTGGCTAACCGCACGGAATCGCATGCAAATTTCCTTAAGCTCGACCGGAAGTTTCATGGTTGAATAACCTCGTTAAGATTAGTTGAGAAAAGACACGGAATTTTCTATCAAAGGTATTGAAGAGTGCGGCGTGAAAGTTGCAATGTGTAAGCGAGTGCCAAAGAGTTAATAATCAGTTGTGGAAGCTATCATTGCCGAAAGGAATCTACGATAATACAAGACGTGGGAGTAATTGAAGTACGAGACATTGTAACAAGGAACGAAACACCACGGATTTGTAACAGCGTTCGTGGAGAATTTTGTTGGATATCAACAATCATAAAAGGCTTCACTTGTTTTCAGCGCAtttggaaaaaattaatattttaagaCTCAACTTTGCCTTTGttaaaaaatgagcaacttggAACTGTCAGTTCCTTACGAGGATCAAGTGCTAAATATTAATGGTAACCCTATAACACTGGAGGACATCTTAGAGGATACAAGTTTATACATCAACTCAAGCCTGTTCCCGACGCCAAAAGATTCAGGTACGTGAGCTAGGTTAGAAAGTAGAATAGATTACTTATTCAAACTCTCCTTATTCGTCGAGATGAAAAGTAATTATGAGGAAATAATCTAGCGAAAACAACTGCACCGTTCTGGCGTGTCTCACTAGTACTGTATTGCTGAAGTTCCATCCATAGTTTTTTGTTGTATGTTCACCATTTTCCAAACGTTTCAGCTGTTTCGAAGCTTGAATCATTTTTTAAGATGACTTTTTATTACTGGTAACTCAGGAACTTTTTTGactgccatttttttttcgttcgttCGTTCGGCGTATTATTGCACCATCAAATCTTAATTATTTCTTCCATAATCATCAATCAATTTTTCAGAAGCTATTCGTTcaagcctgaaaatttcaggcctctCTCGCTACTACGTAACGCTTAAAACTGACAGGATCATACACAATCGTTTCAATACGCAGTTCatatacatgaatttcatttactGAAATCATCTATCATATCTTGaacattacaatttccgagCAAGGATCTTTAGGCTTGACTAACATTCAATATTCTGCTGAGGATTTTCCCGCGTTTAGCTGGcagtttgtttcttattttgaaGTGACTTACTGAAGTAGATTACAGAGCATTGTCTCTGTTTGAGTCGCTTATATTTAAACTTAAATGTACCATACACCGTTTGTCAACTTGATCATTAATCATTAATCATGGTAAATAAGAAAGTGATTTGAACCCAGCAGTAAcacaccttgattgaaaatgatcatctgggtgactggagtcctgagaagaatCGTTGTTgacgactgacgtttcgacaatatgtgcggaagccatc
This genomic interval carries:
- the LOC136931081 gene encoding threonine--tRNA ligase 1, cytoplasmic-like, yielding MGEAMERHYGGHLCYGPPIEEGYYYDMFCDGRQVSSNDYPAVDTLTKSIVKEKQPFVRLEMTKEDLLEMFKYNEFKCRIIKNKVKTPTTTVYRCGPLIDLCRGPHVRHTGKIKAMTVTKNSATYWEGNCEAESLQRIYGISFPNDKLMKEWKKFQEEAAKRDHRKLGRDHELYFFHDLSPGSCFFMPKGAHIYNTLINFIKEEYRKRGFQEVVSPNIYSTKLWETSGHWQHYSENMFSFEVEKEKYALKPMNCPGHCVMFDHRPRSWRELPLRMADFGVLHRNELSGTLTGLTRVRRFQQDDAHIFCRPDQIGEEIKGCLDFLRFVYEKFGFSFKLYLSTRPDKYMGKLELWNSAEAELKKSLDEFGQPWTLNPGDGAFYGPKIDIQIQDALRRYHQCATIQLDFQLPERFNLHYVSGEGDEKKRPVIVHRAILGSVERMIAILTENFAAKWPFWLSPTQAIVIPVSPKYEDYAIKVKEKVWQAGFMVDVDLDHGTTLNKKIRNAQLAQYNFIFVVGEKEENSSTVNVRTRDNKVHGEKSLDQVLEKFACLAKERIRNSEDEF